In Prionailurus bengalensis isolate Pbe53 chromosome D4, Fcat_Pben_1.1_paternal_pri, whole genome shotgun sequence, the DNA window TAATATTTGgtagagaagacaaagaaatgccAGTAAGGTGTGAAATGCTGCGTTTTACAGCACCAATCATTTGTCCTGTAGAGGCATGGCCTGTGCCATATGGCAGACTGTGATTTGTTGTCGATTTAGTtatctaaaaacaacaaaatcactaGTCTTCCACACAGAACTAGACCAACGTCCACTGAATCTTCTACATTTTCTACAGGCTCTGTATAATTTGTAACAAGTGGTTTTGGCAGCAGTTTTCACCAGAGAAATGAGAAGTTTGCTTGGTTAAGGCTTCTTCCAGCAAGATTAGTATTGAATGTCTTCGTTTTTAgtaagaaagcagaagaaaattaaagcaaagcTATTAGAATGTTTAGAAGTTAGGTCCCCAAAAGGTTGAGACACCATGgcttctaaaagaaaaatcaattgagAAGAAGGCTTTTTCAAGTTTTAGTACGTATAGGCTAGCACAAAGCTAAACTCAAACTGACCTGTTCTGCAGCAAATACTGTGCATTCTGTATCTGGTCCTGTGTTCCTGTAATGGTAATGATCCGATCTTCGGACCCTTCTAAAGGTTCATCAATTTTGATCGAAGCTCCTGACTCATGACGGATTTGTTTAATCCGCTGACCACCTTTGCCAATAATAGATCCAGCCaactgaaaagattttaaaaacaagtgtttATGATATACTTTCAAAGTAACCACATTACCTGTATTTTCAATGAATATCAAGAGTACTAACTTTGCAGTTTATTCTAAGATTACTTAAGGCCCTCTAACCAATCAAGGTTTGAGTTATGTTATTTACACAGCACACATCAACACTTCCTTTAATAAACAAATCAAGGGCTTCAAAACCCTCAGCTTTTAAAAACAGTGCAAGACTCAAGCCGGAGAAACACACCTCACTAAAGTCTGTAAAACACAATTTTAATcctaaaatacagtatttttattaagACCTTTTATTAAAAGTCAGGACACTAAAGAAAAAGACTCATTAAACGTTCCTTGTTAACATTACAAGAATGTAAGAATTCAAAGAATACTCACATCTTTGGGAATAGTTACTTGTGTAGTAATAATAGGTCCACCAAGATCACCATATGAGCCACGACCCCCTGCATAGGaataatctgatttaaataaTGAGCATTAAGTTCATTTAGAAAGCATGAAATAATGTTTTgatttcacaaaggaaaaaactTACCATATCCGGAGCCAccctaaaaatggaaagaaaaaataaaaaattactttgcCTTCAAAACTACCCTTCAGGTATTTTAATATTCCTAAAATCTTAGTTTAGGAAACTAGAGTCCTCCCATATTCTCCCTAGGTTTTAGAAGACAATCCTTGGGGAAGAAAACACTTCAGGTACatagcacaaaaacaaacacattacaGGAGGGAAAAAGACTTACTGGCAAGGAGGTAAACATTTTAAGTTATTATTGACATGAATGCAAACACCCATGATACTCAACCTGTGGTTCATATGCCATCTGCCATTCTGATGGGCTCCATGTATCTATCGCAGAGTCCCAAGTTTCATCAGCACTGAAACCAACCTGTGTCAGAGACAGAACTTGTTAACATAACCTGGACTATATATTTCAGCCATTTTATAAGGTTCATTTCTATTTCActtcactcaaatatttattagcaCCAATCATACATTGTGGGGAAACAAAAATGGCTCAAAAAAGTCTTAATATTTCAACAAACTGACAACGATTTAACTAGTTATCTACCAAGTCCACTGGTAAAGCAAGCTTTTCAATTAACAATCATCTTCAACAAACTGCCAACTACTTGACTTTAAAACCCTTTACAGGCCCTCACATATACATTCATGATAAATGAAGAGTTCTTACCATGCCGTCATAGCGGTCTCCAGGTCTTCCTCTTCTGTCATAGGCCATTAGGTCTCTGCAAGCACAGTACGTGTTGTAATCTCAGTACATGTCACACACAACAAAAATCTATCTACCCATCAAATGTAGCCGGTTGTTAACTGTGTGGATGTAATAAACTTACCCTCCTCtaggtggtggtggaggaggaagaggaagattcCGAGCTCTGCTACCACCCCGGCCACCTCGTCCAGGAGGCGGTGGAGGAGGTCCTCGACGAGGGCTCATGTCGTCATAATCTCTTCTAGATGGAGGCATAGGACGCCCACCCCGACCAGGAGGCATTCTATCAAAACCGCCTCTCCCCCGCATGGGAAATCCCACAGGACGTCCACGGCGGTCATCAAACATCATTGTAAAACCACCATAATCGTAGGTTTCATCGTAAAAATTGGGATCGTAAGGCTGTGCACGTCCTTTGATGGGagactaaaacaaaaatgtagcaacgttagagaaaagaacaaggaaaggagACTTGTTTCATACTAAATGTTAACAAGCCAAACATTTCAAGTCCCTTATTTCTCCGGGGAGGTACTTGGGACAGGAGAAAGCAATCAGGCAAAAGGTTAATAGGAggaaagaaagtatttaaaaaaaaaaaaaaaaaaaagcagtatttttGGTGAGTCTGAAAATTTTACTGGCTTGTGGGGGAAGAAGCAGCAGCCTTTTACCCTCAGATCTCAAGGAAGAGAACACAAAACCCCACCCACACATTTCACAATGGggtctttaaaggaaaaaaaaaaaaatctcaagggcTGAAGGGATCGGTATCCTGGGTAAGCCTCTAACCCATGCTGAAGGACGTCAGTTGGGAAGCTATGCAACGTAGTACTAGTACTATAAAAACTACTTGAAGGaccaaaaattattaaaattctcaCCAATAATCAAATAACCACCAtctcaa includes these proteins:
- the HNRNPK gene encoding heterogeneous nuclear ribonucleoprotein K isoform X2, which encodes METEQPEETFPNTETNGEFGKRPAEDMEEEQAFKRSRNTDEMVELRILLQSKNAGAVIGKGGKNIKALRTDYNASVSVPDSSGPERILSISADIETIGEILKKIIPTLEEGLQLPSPTATSQLPLESDAVECLNYQHYKGSDFDCELRLLIHQSLAGGIIGVKGAKIKELRENTQTTIKLFQECCPHSTDRVVLIGGKPDRVVECIKIILDLISESPIKGRAQPYDPNFYDETYDYGGFTMMFDDRRGRPVGFPMRGRGGFDRMPPGRGGRPMPPSRRDYDDMSPRRGPPPPPPGRGGRGGSRARNLPLPPPPPPRGGDLMAYDRRGRPGDRYDGMVGFSADETWDSAIDTWSPSEWQMAYEPQGGSGYDYSYAGGRGSYGDLGGPIITTQVTIPKDLAGSIIGKGGQRIKQIRHESGASIKIDEPLEGSEDRIITITGTQDQIQNAQYLLQNSVKQYSGKFF
- the HNRNPK gene encoding heterogeneous nuclear ribonucleoprotein K isoform X1, with translation METEQPEETFPNTETNGEFGKRPAEDMEEEQAFKRSRNTDEMVELRILLQSKNAGAVIGKGGKNIKALRTDYNASVSVPDSSGPERILSISADIETIGEILKKIIPTLEEGLQLPSPTATSQLPLESDAVECLNYQHYKGSDFDCELRLLIHQSLAGGIIGVKGAKIKELRENTQTTIKLFQECCPHSTDRVVLIGGKPDRVVECIKIILDLISESPIKGRAQPYDPNFYDETYDYGGFTMMFDDRRGRPVGFPMRGRGGFDRMPPGRGGRPMPPSRRDYDDMSPRRGPPPPPPGRGGRGGSRARNLPLPPPPPPRGGDLMAYDRRGRPGDRYDGMVGFSADETWDSAIDTWSPSEWQMAYEPQGGSGYDYSYAGGRGSYGDLGGPIITTQVTIPKDLAGSIIGKGGQRIKQIRHESGASIKIDEPLEGSEDRIITITGTQDQIQNAQYLLQNSVKQYADVEGF
- the HNRNPK gene encoding heterogeneous nuclear ribonucleoprotein K isoform X4, yielding METEQPEETFPNTETNGEFGKRPAEDMEEEQAFKRSRNTDEMVELRILLQSKNAGAVIGKGGKNIKALRTDYNASVSVPDSSGPERILSISADIETIGEILKKIIPTLEEYQHYKGSDFDCELRLLIHQSLAGGIIGVKGAKIKELRENTQTTIKLFQECCPHSTDRVVLIGGKPDRVVECIKIILDLISESPIKGRAQPYDPNFYDETYDYGGFTMMFDDRRGRPVGFPMRGRGGFDRMPPGRGGRPMPPSRRDYDDMSPRRGPPPPPPGRGGRGGSRARNLPLPPPPPPRGGDLMAYDRRGRPGDRYDGMVGFSADETWDSAIDTWSPSEWQMAYEPQGGSGYDYSYAGGRGSYGDLGGPIITTQVTIPKDLAGSIIGKGGQRIKQIRHESGASIKIDEPLEGSEDRIITITGTQDQIQNAQYLLQNSVKQYSGKFF
- the HNRNPK gene encoding heterogeneous nuclear ribonucleoprotein K isoform X3, encoding METEQPEETFPNTETNGEFGKRPAEDMEEEQAFKRSRNTDEMVELRILLQSKNAGAVIGKGGKNIKALRTDYNASVSVPDSSGPERILSISADIETIGEILKKIIPTLEEYQHYKGSDFDCELRLLIHQSLAGGIIGVKGAKIKELRENTQTTIKLFQECCPHSTDRVVLIGGKPDRVVECIKIILDLISESPIKGRAQPYDPNFYDETYDYGGFTMMFDDRRGRPVGFPMRGRGGFDRMPPGRGGRPMPPSRRDYDDMSPRRGPPPPPPGRGGRGGSRARNLPLPPPPPPRGGDLMAYDRRGRPGDRYDGMVGFSADETWDSAIDTWSPSEWQMAYEPQGGSGYDYSYAGGRGSYGDLGGPIITTQVTIPKDLAGSIIGKGGQRIKQIRHESGASIKIDEPLEGSEDRIITITGTQDQIQNAQYLLQNSVKQYADVEGF